GCGCAAGTTCCTCGTGGAGAGCTACAAGGACCAGAACATCTATCTGCTCTGTAAGCTCCTCACCTGCCTTGTTTCTCCATCTCATTTACAACTAGGCCTATAAGGGCCGTACTGACCACTCTTTCTGCAGTGGCAAACCTGAAGAGAACCCTGCAGCGGTGTAAGATGATGGGCTGGATGGAGCAGATCACTGGTCATGGGCTCAGTGGGACCTACCAACTCAGCTACCCTTATTACCCCAGGTACACGCACGCTACCAACTCAGCTACCCTTATTACCCCAGGTACACCCACGCTACCAACTCAGCTACCCTTATTACCCCAGGTACACGCACGCTACCAACTCAGCTACCCTTATTACCCCAGGTACACGCACACTACCAACTCAGCTACCCTTATTACCCCAGGTACACGTACGCTACCAACTCAGCTACCCTTATTACCCCAGGTACACGTACGCTACCAACTCAGCTACCCTTATTACCCCAGGTACACCCACGCTACCAACTCAGCTACCCTTATTACCCCAGGTACACGCACGCTACCAACTCAGCTACCCTTATTACCCCAGGTACACGTACGCTACCAACTCAGCTACCCTTATTACCCCAGGTACACGCACGCTACCAACTCAGCTACCCTTATTACCCCAGGTACACGCACGCTACCAACTCAGCTACCCTTATTACCCCAGGTACACGCACGCTACCAACTCAGCTACCCTTATTACCCCAGGTACACGTACGCTACCAACTCAGCTACCCTTATTACCCCAGGTACACCCACGCTACCAACTCAGCTACCCTTATTACCCCAGGTACACGTACGCTACCAACTCAGCTACCCTTATTACCCCAGGTACACGCACGCTACCGACTCAGCTACCCTTATTACCCCAGGTACAGGCACGCTACCGACTCAGCTACCCTTATTACCCCAGGTACAGGCACACTACCGACTCGGCTACCCTTATTACCCCATGTGCGCGCGTTACCGACTCGGCTACCCTTATTACCCCATGTGCGCGCGTTACCGACTCGTCTAGCCTTATTACCCCATGTGCGCGCGTTACCGACTCGGCTACCCTTATTACCCCATGTGTGCGCGTTACCGACTCGGCTACCCTTATTACCCCATGTGCGCGCGTTACCGACTCGGCTACCCTTATTACCCCATGTGCGCGCACGCTACCGACTCGGCTACCCTTATTACACCAGGTACATGCCCTTCCTTGAGTCCTTGAGTGACTAATATGACATCCCATGTCGCAGGATTTTAGGGAGATGTTGGACGATGCTCAGTTACTCACTTAATTGGTGTAAAGCTGGCAAACAAACTTTGAATTCATTGTCTGAATCTGCTGGAGTTTGATTATTGTTCCACGGTCCTTTAAGCAATTGCAAAATTgtgaaaatgatgaaaatgatttgtggagggggaggattgtaatttgtgcacatgtgtttgtgcaagCGTGTTGACACTACATGTCATAAATGCTTCTATGTCCCTTTGTAGTCCAGGGGTGCTGATTCCAGAAATGATGGAAAAACTCAAACAGAAAGAGGCAAAAAAGCTCCAGCAGCAGAAGAGGAGAACCCAGCAGGCATCTGACAGCGAGGAAGAgtctgatgaagatgaggaggaagactcTGAGGACGAGGAGCCCCCCCCTCCTAAGAGGTTCGGTGAATTGGTGGCCAAATTCACCTATGAAGCTGCGTTATTTTTTACAAATGATTGTTATAGCTAGATAGCAGCATACATGTGATATGCATCAATGCCGAGACATGCGTAGAAACGTTTGAATTCAGCAGGTCAAATAAAATCTGTTGTTGCTGCGAAAAGAAGGCCTTGGAGAGGacatgtttttttggttttttttttttaaataataattcctctctttgtttttctctacaCAGAGCTCAGAAAAGGCCTGCACCGAAAGGGCGTCAGCCCCCACCCAGAAAGAAAGCCAAGCCTAGCAGTAGAAAGCCAGCCCGAGCCAAGAAGCCTGCTGCGCCGTCCAGGAAGCTCCCTGCAGCAGCTGCCAAAGCAGCAGCAGCGTCCAGGAAGGCGCCACCACCCCCTAAAGCCACGCCCATTAAGAAAGCACCACCCCCTAAAGCCACGCCTGTCAAGAAAGCACCACCCGCTAAAGCCACACCCGTCAAGAAAGCGCCACCCGCTAAACCCACACCCGTCAAAAAAGCTGCACCCGCCCGCACGCCTAAAACCCCTGTTGTCAAAAAGATGACCAGCAGGGTATCCAAGCGATCGCCGCCAAAGAAGTCACCGGCTAAGAAGCAGGCGGCGCCTTCTGCCGTGAAGTCTAAGACTGCGTCGCGAAAGTCTCTCCGGGCTAAGAAATGAGCTCAGGGTCAGAGGCGGGCGAATGGTCGACTGTAGCTCCTCagactgcagtgttttttggaTTCGTTTACGGGCGTTTTATTTGAGTAGTTCATTGTTCTCTCATTAGATGAAAATCAAGTGACTTTCCCCTTACAGTCAGTCTACTGTAGTCCTCCCAGGCATCTCTAGGTTATCTTGTTTTTTATGACAAAGGTGTTGAGTGCTGAAAATActttgtttgcattgttttggtTGCACCTTTTAGAAATCTGTTGTTAGATGGTGCCATCCTAATCTCTTGACCATGCAAAGAGATGATTTCCAACTCAGTCATCTTGGTATAGAGACCTAAATTTCAGTTATCATAGTCTATGTTCATTCAGGTTCATATTTCAAAGTGTTTGAGAAAAGTCTCCATGGCAGTGTTCACATTGTTATATCTATATTTCTTAAAGAAGATTTATGTCATTTTGTGAAATTACATAGAAATGTAAGAAAATAGCAGTGATTTGGTTGGCTCCTTTTGTGTGTTAAACTGAAGATGGTAGATAATGTTACTGATGACCGTGCCTAGCTTTTTGCAGACAGAGTATGCCTAAATCGGCCAAGAAGAAATTGGGCCGATAGGCCATTCATGCAGGAGACAAACtctttttagttttcatttttgcttttgtttacagTATAATCTGAAGgttgatgttttaaataattctccTTTTGTGCAGTTAGAGAAAAATTAAGGACAACTTtccaaaataaaaagacaacagAATACTATATGACCCCCAGTAACCCAGAGGTACAGTCAGGGAATTTGACTTCATGTGATGAGCACTACACATGACCTGCATGTATGTAACTGATATGCTTTTCTGTAGTCCTTAATAAAGTGACTATATTTGTACTCTGAAAcgtttgtcttttatgtttgaTTGTCATGGGGAATCCACATGGAACCAAAGGCCCAGCCATATTAGAAACATACCGTACGGGGTGCCGGGGCAACATTTAGATTAATTACAGTCTAGATGGTGCAGTGTGATTGATGCAAGGTGCCCCACAGAGGTGGAATTCGAACTCTTGGGAAACCTCCCCACCCAGCACCGGATCACCTATCATTCGTATGTGGGAAGTTCAGCCTGTCCTGGATCATTTGAGTCGGGGTGCATTACACTTAAAACTTGGCTTTAACGGACCGTCGCTTTGCTTCTCAGCAAAGAGCGTGCCCACGCTGACCCCGGGGTTGGGGTAAAGGTATGCGCGGGAGGAACGCGCTCGTGTTTTTACAGGCTGCTCTCGGCAGGTGAGGGGCGTGGTCACGACGATAAGGTGAGGCAGACCTGCGCGACGGGGTGTGCGTCTCCGGTTGGGGCTTCAAACGCCGTGTTGAATGGCCTGCTGGTCGCAGTGAGAGCTCGACTGATCGATTGTAAGTGGTggtgtttagtttagtttaggtTGTTCTGTTGACGGTGAGACGCAGTTGGAAACTGCGCACATGTTCTGTTCCCCGAGCTCTGAAATGGGTCGGCAGGATAATTCCTGATGAATTTGTCAGGGAAATGATGTGGGCTAATCAGATGGCGCTTTACTCGTCGAAGAGAGTGAGCGTTTGGGATTCCTGCCCGAACTCGTCTGCAGTTCCGAAGCGTTGGCGGAGGAAGTCTATCTGAATAACCACAGTTGACGCCTAAAAACGCTTAAAACGGCGGCAGACAACATGCGTTTAATTGGAAGGTTACTTAAAGACTTTGCTCAAGTCTTGGTTTTTCCACTCTAacgttttatttaaatgttaaaaagcaAAACTCGAGATTTCATGGTGTTTTGTACGGAATGATGTCTTATAgtgaagtataatatataataaactataataaaaatactttaaaatattttagcataACAGTAGAAAATGAGTATACGGTTGCGGTAAACCATATTCAGTAGTTTATAACTGCGATTACTTGAGCTTTTGTTTCGGCTTCAGCTAAGAGCACTGTAGGCGATTTCAGGTGCGTTGAGGCTGTGAACTAAACCTCGCAGAATTCCTCCCGAGTTGGCGGAGCAACTTGATCTGTGAGCTTTCCTATTAAAACTCCTgcggagagagacggagacgaAGCAAGAAATGACTGTGCTCCTTACGTTTTGACAGTAGTTCCCAAGCCTCAAGCCAGCAGGTCAAACTAACAACATGGGCGAGACACCAGCCAGAGAGGATGGAACTGTCACGAGGTCTGCGGAGGTAGTTTCAAAATTCCAGTTTGTCACGCACAGATTTTTAGATTCCCTGTaggcatatttatttttgttttattattgtgtgcatgtgcatgccttTTAACAGTTTTGGAGTACTGTGACATTTCTCAGTGCTTTGCTAGAGACCTGAACAGTTATGGATTCTCTTATTTTCTGTAGTACGTTGGCTCATTTCCTGTTGATGACTGCTGTTTGGATGATCAGATGCAACAACTACACATGCAGCTGAAATCTCTGACGGTAATTGTGGTGTAACGGGCACACACATCCCTACAcaatgagcgtgtgtgtgtgtgttctgttcagttgtgtgtgtgcgcgcgccttcGGTTACACTGTGTTCCACTGGTCTGTGCAGAACTCCAAACGAAGGCGATCCGTCTCCCTGAAGTTCTCCGTCAAAGGCGTGAAGGTGTACAACGAGGATGAGACGGTACGTTCTCTCGCCGCCATCGCAAACGGTTCCCTGCCCGCGATGGCCATCAGTGGTCCTAATGGCCTGTGTCTGTTCAGACTCTTCTGATGGCCCATGCCCTGCGCAGAGTCTCCCTCTCCATTGCTCGCCCCTCCGATGCCCAGTTCGCCTTTGTCGCCCACAACCCTGGAAGTCCCGACGCCCAACTCTACTGTCACCTCTTCAAGGCCCGGCATGCCAGAGCGGTACGTGAACACGTGACTAGGCCCCACATCTTTACCTGCTGGCTACTGTGAAATGTAATTGTGtggcttttacattttttacttcaCTCCCCATCCAAGGCCCAGTTCCTGAACCTGCTGCTATGCCGCTGCTTCCAGCTGTTTTATCTGGACAAACATCCGGAAGACGCGCAGGTGGACTCGTCCATGAGGAAGCCCACGTGCGCTCCTTCCCTACTCAACCACGGCTTCCCGCTCAGCGTCAGTGCCCTTGTGTCCTTTCGCCGGGCACCTAACCAGGGCTTGCTGCTCCCGGAGCCAAAGGTCAAAAacctctgcaaaaaaaaaaaaaaaaaaatactttgctCTCTACAAAATACAACATGACTTCTTGAACTTGGCAAAACAACGCTGTCAATGAGTGTCCCAGTTCtgtgatttaatgttttaaaaaatgctgagAAATGTTTGACCACTGACAGGCTTTGGACTCTCTCATCCATTCCAGCACCTTTTACTTAAAACAGCACTAAAATTTCTTAacttaatgttttgtttgtttgttttttttctgtgttagATGCATGGTTATGGGTTTGGTGATGCttataattttaaaatctgATGGAACTTGTGATTCAGGTCCCTCCTCATCCCAGCACAGACGTCATTAGCGGTCCAGAGGACGTCTTCCCAATCTCACCTACGCTTGTACGTAAGAAGGCCATGAGAGACAAAGTGCTGCGTTCAGGGGCCTATCGCTCCTTCACCTGTACGCCATTAAAACAGCGCCACCTGCAGGACCGGCTGAACGCTCCACAAGGTGGGACGAGAGTTCAAAGAACTCTGTCAAAAGTGAAAGAATTCCTTAGGTAATGCAGCCTGGCTAGCTGACTGGCTATTCACTGGCACAACTGGTTGGTAACGGGCGATGGGGAGCCATTGGGATTCACGCATGTCATTTTGGTTTCATCACAGGTGTCTAATGCAGATGTTTTCCACTTGAATGCAGCACAGTACTTGCCagtttattcactttttttttttctcttcacttttatttgccaagTACAGAGCAGAACTGGAAAACAATAGCATTTGGCTAAATGAAACACTTTTagacagctgatgaaggaagactgtgtgtatgtgtgtgtcaggcaaGGGGCCGGACAGTGTGCCAGCGTGCAGGGTGCGTGCCCCAAGCTTGGCCGAAACCGAAGAAGCACTGGCTCACGCCGTGTGGAGCTGGACTGGCATCTCTAGGTGAAGCATCTGCACAAATTTGTATTAAccaaaaatcaaatgtaatttaGACAAGGTTCAGGCAAGGTTCATCGTGGCTGTATTTCTATAATGGTTTTTATTCTATTCTGCAACACCTGGATTACATGCCAGGTTATGATGATATTCAGTCAATAAAATCAGactaaaaaatacatttatgagGTTTATAAGTATCAGAATGGAAAGGAAGTGGTCAGATCAGTGACTTCACTATGCACTTGGAGTGGTCCTATTCTGGTTCTGTAAGTTCCTTCCTTCCAACACACCTGTGATGCCTATGAAAGTGCTGTCTTCACACTATAACCCTCGCAGAATTGTGTAGGTTGCTTGAGTTTGTGGAAGAATGATTTCTTCAATGGTTGTGAATGCACTTGAGAATCCATATTTTGATGTTGCAGTGACAGCAGCTCTTCGCTACTTGCCGAGGATGTTCTGGGCTCCTACCTGCTGTGTCCACACCCCGAGAAGCCCAACGTCGGGTCTCTTCTTATACGCTTCCCCTCGGGTCTGGTCACTTTGGCTGTTAAAACctgcaaaggaaaatgtttcCTTGAGGTGAGCTAGCATTTCACTttcaacctgtgtgtgtggggctctgtgtgtgtgtgtgtgtgtggctctgtgtgtgtgtgtgtgcgtgtgtgtgtgagtgtgtgtgtgtgtacatgcatgttttcAGCTTGTATCCATGTGGTGGTCCTACTTTCTTGTCCCTTGTTTTGACAGAAGTGCCACATCAAGTTTGAGAGCCTCGCTGCGTTAATTGAGCACTACACAGAGTTCCGAGGGGAGCTGCAGTGCTCACTGAGCTGTGCTCGAGTCAATCACTGCTATGAATGGGATGAGACTATGAACAGGGACCAGAGGTTGCACTTGCCCCAGAGGAGCAAGCAAAACCCCAAAAATCAATGCTGggtttaaatcattttaaatgttttacacaggtgtttttttttttggttttttttttgtcgtcacccccccccccccccttagaCTCTTGACTAAAAGGGGGCCTCTTTCACTTTCCTTTCTGCTTGCACGTTTGACATTTTATCCAGCACCTTTGTTTAAACACTAATGTTCTGTCTTTTGTCCACTGAAAGCACTTGGAGCACAAAGGTGGTTTTGTGGGTTAGTTGTTTCCCCTCAGTAATCAAACcgccttttctttttaaactaaACAATCCCCTGTTGGAGTTTTACTGACTGGCAGTCTAGTtatatttgtgggtttttttgttttttttatgaaggTCTGACATCAGACCTTTTTAAGTAGCATTGTTGCCTATAGATACTGTCATGACATGTTCCTAGTCTGTTCTGCAGAATGAATTCGCACGTCAGGGATTCAAACACTGTCTACACAAGTCTGTGCAAGTTTCTTGGAGGTGTCAAACTGTAAAGAACCACAATATGATCTGCTCTATTCAAATTTGATTTTTACAGCTTGATGTATGAGCTATTTAAACCTTTAGtagcttccttttttttttttactaccaCCTCCAGGGCTTTTATGTGCAAATTACAGAAGCACTTTAACAAATGGAgttctgtatttttctgttcaCCATCACAAGGTAATCtactttttatataaattatttgaaaGCGTACCTTGTCTGGTcctcttttttttggtcttaaGACGGTGTTTTGATTAGTAGTGTTTCGGTTTGTAACCGGTTTAGATGTAGACGTTTACTTTAGTCGAGGTGAAGTTGCACTTTTGGGGGCGCTATACCTGAGAGCGGCGACAAAACGGCCACCCGAGCAAGCCGTGTTTTAGGTTGCCAAGCAACGGAAAAGGCCATGGCCCCTGACGCTGTGGCGATGAGTGAGGTGATGAGTGAGTTTAACCTTTTTATAACATCTTAACCTGGGAATACCTTAATGGAAATGAAGGAGGACGGCTAGTGTAAGGTTCCTGTGGTGTACCTGTTCTTTAGCGAGAAAAATGAAACTAGAACTTAAAGGCTAGCGAGCTCTCATCAACttgaataaatgttataaaccaGCTTCTAGTACTCACCTAGCAGACGCGAACTAACTTATGGACAAAAGGATGATGCCTACAACATTAACACAgcagattatttatttagttagttagttagttagttagttatttaGGTATTTATTTAACGGTTCCGTTTTTCTTAACATAGAAAACGCGACCATCAGAAGTCCTATGCGAGGCAGTTCACTCTCGAGCGTGGTATTTTAATTAGGTTCCCTCCTCGCAGTTAAACATGTGCATTAAACTCTCTGAATGAAATTCTATCAATTTGATGTCATTACAGATAAACCCGAGATGCAATTTACAAGCAGCGTGAACTGAGCGTTTCTGAGCTCCTAAGATGGCTTCTGAGTCAGTGAGGGTGGTTGTGAGGTGCCGGCCTCTAAATGACCGAGAGAAGGCTCTTAACTGTAAGATGGTGGTATCGGTCGATACCAGCCGCTGCCAGTGTTTCATTCAGAAACCAGGAACCACTGAGGAGCCCCcaaaacagtttacatttgATGGGACTTACTTCATCAGTCACCACACTGAGGAGATGTACAACGAGATCGCATATCCCTTGGTTGAGGTATGCCATGTGGTTCTTCGATAGGAAACGGACCCCTTCGGTGACCATGAACCTAATTATTTGActactagcacacacacacacacacacacaccttatctGAAACAGAATACTGCAGCACAGATAGTAATCTGACCTAGAAGAGATAGGATCATGTATTTGCTATAATGTGGGATCAAGATAAAAATGACATGACAGCAATACCCACGTGTTCACAGTGGAGGAACAAGTCCAGCAGGCTGTGATGCCATGGCCCTTATGGAAGTGTAGTGAAAAATGCTTCATTAATTCAACTTTTTTTGGTTACTTCTTTAACAATAGGGGGTAACCGAGGGATACAATGGGACAATCTTTGCTTATGGACAAACCGGCAGTGGCAAGTCATTTACCATGCAGGGTGTGGTGGACCCCCCATCTCAGAAAGGGGTCATACCAAGAGCTTTTGATCACGTTTTCGAGACCATCCAGGTAAGACTCCTCAGACTGATGAGGATGACTGAAGTGCTATCATATCTTCTCTCTAGTTCTTTTTATTGTACTGCTTGTTGGGGGATGCATGAAAGCCACATGACTGCTTGGACGCAGCTCCTAATCCCAGTGCTGGAGACCTCCATGCATGTATACACCTTTCTGAGGTTATGATGGGCCCGGTCATTACCTGAGGAGATGGAGCTGGCATCTCAGAGCTGGAATAAAAATACAGGAGGGATACATGTGTACACAATCGGATTCTGTTACAGTGGGGAGTCTAATCACAATATAGTTTCCGTGCATCAAATGATAATGAGTATAGCACAGATATAGCAGCTTAAGTAATGgtttgtgtgttacagtgtgcaGAAAACGCCAAGTTCCTTGTGCGGGCCTCATACCTTGAAATCTACAGGGAAGAAATCAGGGACCTTCTGGGGAGAGACACCAAACAGAAGCTGGAGGTATGTTGCCAGCTGTTGTTTGAAGAAATTAGTTTCTAGGGGGTTCtaacatgcacgtgtgtgtttatgtatgtggaACAGCTGAAGGAGCACCCAGAGCGGGGCATCTACGTGCGAGACCTCTCTATGCACACTGTGCACAGCGTGGGGGAATGTGAGCGGGTCATGGAGCTGGGCTGGAAGAATCGCTCCGTTGGATACACACTTATGAACAAAGACTCCTCGCGCTCCCATTCTATATTCACTATCTACCTGGAGATCTTCAACACAGGTGTGGAATTGATATCTATCTCCCTCCCTTAAGAAAACGTTTCCCGTTTGCAATGTTTGGATCTTGAAATGTGACTATGATCAACGTTGGTTTGCTTTTGGTCGGACCATCAGTGAGAAATTCATGAACGTTtgtcttcaaaaaacaaaacaaaacagatgcgGATGGCGAAGACCACTTACGAGCCGGTAAGCTCAACCTCGTTGACCTCGCCGGAAGCGAGCGTCAGTCCAAGACTGGTGCCACGGGCGACCGGCTTCAGGAAGCCACCAAGATCAACCTGTCGCTGTCCGCCCTGGGTAACGTCATCTCAGCGCTGGTGGACGGCCGGTCCAGGCACATTCCGTACCGCGACTCGAAGCTGACGCGGCTGCTGCAGGACTCGCTGGGCGGCAACACGCGCACGCTCATGGTGGCCTGCCTCTCTCCCGCCGACAACAACTACGAGGAGAGTCTGAGCACGCTGCGCTACGCCAACCGCGCCAAAAGCATCCGGAACGTCCCGCGCATCAACGAGGACCCGAAGGACGCGCTCCTGCGCGAGTACCGGGAGGAGATCAGACAGCTGCGAGCGCTCATCTCGGGCCAGCTGGGCTCCACCGGCATCAACTGTAAGAGCCACCAAAAAGGAACCTGCTGTTCTTACCCTGCTCACTGTCTCTAAACTTGCTAGCTGACAAATCCTAACTCTACGAGGTAAGGCCTCAGCAAAGTTATTTTTGTGCTATTCAAGATTCAAATAACAGTTTCAAGCAAACTGCTAAGATAGCTAGCAAGACTAATCATGAACGAGATCCGGCGGGGATCTGGCAGCATCGGAGAGGCCGTGGACATAAGTTAGCCGTTTTGAATTAGTGTGGCCTTGTCACCAGGTCCAAGGACTTGAGCTGTTCAAGGTAGCGTGAATGTACGCATTCTTGCCTGCAGCATGGACTAAAAGGTCAAAATTAgcatggagaaaaataaaaaccaccAGCGGACTTTTACACAAACGTTCGTATGTTTACGTTTAAAGGCACCGTAGAACAGTGCGCTCATGCTGTTAATGACATGGGTTACATTGGCTAATTAGCATGTTTGGtggaattaaatattttttcttcatgtttattCTAAAGGAGGGCAAGTACAAGACAAATGCTTCTTTTATGCACCGTCAGCTCTTATAGCAGGTCACCAGCCCGAGGGGACTCCAGCTAACGGGCCCAGGCCTCAGAGCAACACCGCGGATGTCGACGCTGAGAAGGAGAAGATTAAACGGGTGGGTGGGAGAATGAAACGTAGAAGACGCTCTCACTACTAGCTAAACAATGTCTACTTATCACTCTCCATTATACTCTATCATTATATATCCTCAGAGCAGGAGTAGCTCAGGTTTGGACTAAACTCCTCTCACAGCACCAGGCTCTGGCAGACGTTGGCGGTTTGTCcatttttgtctctgtgcaggAGTATGAGGAGAAGCTGGCTAGGGTGCAGGTGGAGTTCAGTGCAGAGCAGGAGTCCCGAGCTAAGCTTCAGGAGGACATTGCAGCCTTGAGGGCATCCTACGAGACCAAGCTGTCCAGTCTGGAGAGGCCCCGTGCCAGCCGGGCAGACAAGACTGGTAGCGTTACATAGTGGCACATGCTGCTACAGCACAGTCCTTTTGAACGACCAGTGATGAGGTTCTCCGTGTGTGATGTTCAGTGCCACTGACCTGTGTTTATAGTAGAGCAGTTCTGTGGGGCCTCAGCAGAGCCTGCAGACATCACACAGGACATGTTCAAGGTAGGAAGAAACATTTTCTCACTTCTTAGCCGGACATGTTTAAAGACTCGTCTGTAAACAGATGAGGGATTTTAGGGAAAGGCGTCACCACTCTGTTAAACGCGCACAACATTTCTCACAGGAGAGTGAAGGGTCTCTGGACGACAGCATCGCCGGAGGACATGGGAAGGAGCGTTCTGTGTCCGACACTGTAGTTGTTGCTACTCCAGCTCCAGTCGACCAGACACATGTTTTGGAGAGGTGAGGCAGCTCATACAGGAGCACAGGGTCATCTCTCAGAGAAACAACCTGTGATGAAATAGTGTCAATCTGTCTCAATATTGCCCAACACAGACTTAAATAAGATAGATccatgctaaaaaaaaaaaaaaaaagtatacctttttgtaaaaatgacaaatctaGTTTcgaaattaaaaaataatcttGCCCTCggcaattgctcaaattgttgTCCGTTATGGTGATGATAGCGAAGGCAGCTGAGTGGTGGTGATGATCAGGAATGTTTGATTGCTCCCGCAGACTCcagcagctggagcaggagtTCGTGGGTGGTGAGCAGGCTCGGAATGAGGAGTTGAGGAAGCGTCGCAGGCAGAGGAAGACTCTGGCCAGCCAGAGGAAGAAGCAGCTCGTTGAGGCCCTGAGCCATGCGAGTGACGACGGCGAGAGTGTGCTGCTCAACGTCTACGATTCCATCCAGGAGGAGGTCCACGCTAAGAGCAGACTTCTGGAGAGCACGCAGGGAAAGGTGGCCTTTCGGCACTGGATCGTGTGCgtggcttgtgtgtgcacgcatgtgtgcctgtgttcagTCAATCTTGAGGCACTACCCAGAAATCCTTGCTTTGCtaacaatgaataaaaacaaattgaGTAGCATGATTAGCATGATCTTATTCACATAATAGTATCTTAGTTTTGTTTAGTGATCATTTAAACTTTGTAAACAGTGGAGATACCCATTCTGTCCTTATTACGTCTGACCTCAGCTTGGCTAGCCAAAACCTTTATAA
The Electrophorus electricus isolate fEleEle1 chromosome 20, fEleEle1.pri, whole genome shotgun sequence genome window above contains:
- the sh2d5 gene encoding SH2 domain-containing protein 5 isoform X2, whose product is MQQLHMQLKSLTNSKRRRSVSLKFSVKGVKVYNEDETTLLMAHALRRVSLSIARPSDAQFAFVAHNPGSPDAQLYCHLFKARHARAAQFLNLLLCRCFQLFYLDKHPEDAQVDSSMRKPTCAPSLLNHGFPLSVSALVSFRRAPNQGLLLPEPKVPPHPSTDVISGPEDVFPISPTLVRKKAMRDKVLRSGAYRSFTCTPLKQRHLQDRLNAPQGKGPDSVPACRVRAPSLAETEEALAHAVWSWTGISSDSSSSLLAEDVLGSYLLCPHPEKPNVGSLLIRFPSGLVTLAVKTCKGKCFLEKCHIKFESLAALIEHYTEFRGELQCSLSCARVNHCYEWDETMNRDQRLHLPQRSKQNPKNQCWV
- the sh2d5 gene encoding SH2 domain-containing protein 5 isoform X1 — protein: MGETPAREDGTVTRSAEYVGSFPVDDCCLDDQMQQLHMQLKSLTNSKRRRSVSLKFSVKGVKVYNEDETTLLMAHALRRVSLSIARPSDAQFAFVAHNPGSPDAQLYCHLFKARHARAAQFLNLLLCRCFQLFYLDKHPEDAQVDSSMRKPTCAPSLLNHGFPLSVSALVSFRRAPNQGLLLPEPKVPPHPSTDVISGPEDVFPISPTLVRKKAMRDKVLRSGAYRSFTCTPLKQRHLQDRLNAPQGKGPDSVPACRVRAPSLAETEEALAHAVWSWTGISSDSSSSLLAEDVLGSYLLCPHPEKPNVGSLLIRFPSGLVTLAVKTCKGKCFLEKCHIKFESLAALIEHYTEFRGELQCSLSCARVNHCYEWDETMNRDQRLHLPQRSKQNPKNQCWV